One genomic segment of Helicobacter enhydrae includes these proteins:
- a CDS encoding MaoC/PaaZ C-terminal domain-containing protein: MNAYAFDEIHIGHTESFEICITKEKMDSFLRITGDINPMHLDSQYAKKSGFESRIVYGMLSASFLSTFAGVYLPGKFCLLHEVALKFSNPVYVGDTLKITGRVSEKQEAYQQITIKMIIERIQREGGGGGDLCVKTKIAKGYIKAGVLKNCDNEEES, from the coding sequence ATGAATGCTTATGCATTTGATGAAATCCATATAGGACATACAGAAAGCTTTGAGATTTGTATAACAAAAGAAAAAATGGATAGTTTTTTGCGTATTACAGGCGATATTAATCCTATGCATTTGGATTCTCAATATGCTAAAAAAAGTGGTTTTGAATCACGCATTGTATATGGAATGCTTAGTGCGAGTTTTTTATCAACATTTGCAGGAGTTTATTTACCAGGTAAATTTTGTCTTTTGCATGAAGTGGCATTGAAATTTTCAAATCCTGTATATGTTGGCGATACGCTAAAAATTACAGGCAGAGTAAGTGAAAAACAAGAAGCTTACCAGCAAATTACTATCAAGATGATTATTGAAAGGATTCAACGCGAAGGTGGCGGGGGGGGGGATTTATGTGTAAAAACAAAAATTGCCAAAGGGTATATTAAGGCAGGTGTTTTGAAAAATTGTGATAATGAGGAGGAGAGTTGA
- a CDS encoding SDR family oxidoreductase, producing the protein MVLITGASSDLGLALIDALDSQTMILAHYHSHNVFNDLKFKNKNIMPIQCDLSNKAQVLRMIKDIDSIALPNKIVHFAAPKIHNRHFKNLTWEDYCNHIKISLESIFYILNYFLPKLVKDKNTIDKKVVFVLSSCTKGIPPATLSDYVTTKYALLGFLKSLASEYREKNIQFNAVSPSMIETKFLENLNEKIIELNANRHPLKRNATPNDVIPAILFLLSKSANFINGENFTLSGGEVF; encoded by the coding sequence GTGGTTTTGATTACAGGTGCGAGTTCTGATTTGGGACTTGCACTTATTGATGCATTGGATTCACAAACGATGATCCTAGCACATTATCATAGTCATAATGTTTTTAATGATTTGAAATTTAAAAATAAAAATATTATGCCTATCCAGTGTGATTTAAGCAATAAAGCACAGGTGTTGAGAATGATAAAAGATATAGATTCTATTGCATTGCCTAACAAAATCGTTCATTTTGCTGCTCCTAAAATCCATAATAGACATTTTAAAAATCTAACATGGGAGGATTATTGTAATCATATAAAGATTTCTCTAGAATCCATCTTTTATATTCTTAATTATTTTCTGCCAAAACTAGTAAAAGATAAAAATACAATTGATAAGAAAGTGGTTTTTGTGCTCTCAAGTTGCACAAAAGGTATTCCGCCTGCTACGCTAAGTGATTATGTAACTACAAAATATGCACTTTTAGGGTTTTTGAAGTCCCTTGCTTCAGAATATAGAGAAAAAAATATTCAATTTAATGCTGTATCGCCTTCGATGATCGAAACAAAATTTTTAGAAAATTTAAATGAAAAAATCATAGAATTGAATGCAAACCGCCACCCTTTAAAACGCAATGCAACACCCAATGATGTAATTCCTGCAATTTTATTTTTATTAAGTAAAAGTGCCAATTTTATTAATGGTGAAAATTTCACACTTTCTGGCGGAGAGGTTTTTTAA
- a CDS encoding MBOAT family O-acyltransferase produces MLFSSYIFVFIFLPIVFAVYFILNSKGFYRFSIAWLTFASLFFYSYWNIAYLPLLLLSITFNYTISGYMLKATDSSVFSRKTLLIIALVFNIALLGLFKYMDFFIDNINFVFGSHIGLLHIVLPLGISFFTITQIAFLVDCYEGLVKERNPLNYALFVTFFPHLIAGPILHHKEMMPQFADTKNKILNYENLAIGLFLFAIGLFKKTVIADSFAPWADAGFDAVDNGLVLNLFESWATILSYAFQLYFDFSGYSDMAVALGLMFNVKLPINFNSPFKALNISDFWRRWHMSLTNFLTTYIYTPMIRVFQNPSFAKMMLATFVTFFIAGIWHGAGWGFVIFGALHGVALVVNQYWKKKLSKILKVKIPKIISWFLTFIFVLIAWVFFRAESVQGAFNLLKGMFSTNIVLPISLETRLNFLMQYGIAFGRWASVITEPSYVVFSSIVFGFVVCLGFKNSMQIIANFKPTKLMLLAIVFLSVIALLCFDRTQQFLYFNF; encoded by the coding sequence ATGCTTTTTTCATCTTATATTTTTGTATTCATTTTTTTACCTATAGTGTTTGCAGTATATTTTATACTCAATTCCAAAGGATTTTACCGCTTTTCAATTGCTTGGCTTACTTTTGCAAGCTTGTTTTTTTATTCCTATTGGAATATTGCCTATTTGCCTCTTTTATTGCTTTCGATCACTTTTAATTACACCATCTCTGGCTATATGCTGAAAGCAACAGATTCATCAGTATTTAGTCGCAAAACATTGTTAATTATTGCATTGGTTTTTAATATTGCCCTACTTGGCTTGTTTAAATATATGGATTTTTTTATAGATAATATCAATTTTGTTTTCGGGAGTCATATTGGATTATTGCATATTGTTTTGCCCTTAGGAATTAGTTTTTTCACAATCACACAAATTGCGTTTCTAGTGGATTGCTATGAAGGTTTGGTTAAAGAACGCAATCCGTTAAATTATGCGTTGTTTGTTACATTTTTTCCCCATCTAATCGCTGGACCAATATTGCATCACAAAGAGATGATGCCACAATTTGCCGATACAAAAAATAAAATTTTAAATTATGAGAATCTTGCTATAGGATTATTTCTTTTTGCAATTGGATTATTCAAAAAGACTGTTATTGCTGATAGTTTTGCACCTTGGGCAGATGCTGGATTTGATGCAGTAGATAATGGGTTGGTATTAAATCTCTTTGAATCTTGGGCTACGATTTTAAGCTATGCTTTTCAACTCTATTTTGATTTTAGTGGATATAGTGATATGGCTGTAGCTTTGGGCTTGATGTTTAATGTCAAACTCCCCATTAATTTCAACTCACCTTTTAAAGCATTAAATATCTCTGATTTTTGGCGTAGATGGCATATGAGTTTGACAAATTTTTTGACAACTTATATTTATACGCCTATGATTAGAGTATTCCAAAATCCTTCTTTTGCAAAAATGATGTTAGCAACATTTGTTACATTTTTTATTGCTGGAATCTGGCATGGGGCTGGTTGGGGATTTGTGATTTTTGGAGCATTGCATGGTGTGGCTTTGGTTGTCAATCAATATTGGAAAAAGAAATTGAGCAAAATACTAAAAGTTAAGATTCCAAAAATCATATCTTGGTTTTTGACTTTTATTTTTGTGCTGATTGCTTGGGTCTTTTTTAGGGCAGAAAGTGTGCAAGGTGCATTCAATTTGCTCAAAGGAATGTTTAGCACAAATATCGTTTTGCCTATCTCTTTGGAGACTAGATTGAACTTTTTAATGCAATATGGTATAGCATTTGGTAGATGGGCATCGGTCATTACAGAACCTAGCTATGTTGTTTTTTCTAGCATTGTATTTGGTTTTGTTGTATGTTTAGGATTTAAAAATAGTATGCAAATTATTGCGAATTTCAAACCTACCAAACTTATGCTTTTAGCCATTGTTTTTTTGTCTGTCATTGCATTGTTGTGTTTTGATAGGACACAGCAATTTTTGTATTTTAATTTTTAG